From the Mycoplasmatota bacterium genome, one window contains:
- a CDS encoding DEAD/DEAH box helicase, whose product MSFEQFHFKPFINEALKSLNFTSPKPIQKEVIPLILNNKSVVGQSKTGSGKTHAFLLPLFQQIEPLGKVQVVITSPTRELAKQIYDMAIDIAKYSEEPYKIKLYVGGTDREKELSWLNSNQPDIVIGTPGRLWDYAIKERKLLIHQTKYFIVDEADMTLESGFLKEIDNIAGTMPDNLLMCVFSATIPDGLKPFLNKYMNKPIYINLIKGNLTPLKLTHYLIKTKGKNKNKLLLNLMHTQNPYLAIIFANTKKEVAEIATFLTENNFKVGQIHGDLTSRERARMMRDIRDLRYTYIVATDIAARGIDIEGVSHIINYSLPLDEEFYIHRCGRTSRNNLSGVVYSFYDFDDDFYLNKLESKQIKFNQVDVKKGEIVKTKSRNRRKEFIKEVINKQVKVKTPKPKKVKPNYKKKLKRKLKNRK is encoded by the coding sequence ATGAGTTTTGAACAATTTCATTTCAAACCTTTTATAAATGAAGCTTTAAAATCACTTAATTTTACGAGTCCTAAACCTATTCAAAAGGAAGTTATTCCGCTTATATTAAATAATAAAAGTGTTGTTGGACAATCTAAAACCGGCTCTGGAAAAACACATGCTTTTCTATTGCCACTATTTCAACAAATAGAACCATTAGGAAAGGTTCAAGTTGTAATTACATCACCAACCAGAGAACTAGCTAAACAAATATATGATATGGCAATAGATATTGCAAAGTATAGTGAAGAGCCATATAAAATTAAGTTATATGTTGGTGGTACTGATCGAGAAAAAGAATTATCATGGTTAAATAGTAATCAACCGGATATAGTAATTGGAACACCTGGTCGCTTATGGGATTACGCGATTAAAGAACGGAAATTGCTAATTCACCAAACGAAATATTTTATTGTAGATGAAGCTGATATGACCTTAGAATCAGGATTCTTAAAAGAAATCGATAATATTGCAGGAACTATGCCAGATAATCTTTTAATGTGTGTTTTTTCTGCGACTATCCCAGATGGGTTGAAACCGTTTTTAAATAAATATATGAATAAACCAATCTATATTAATCTAATCAAAGGAAATTTAACACCATTAAAATTAACACATTATTTAATTAAAACAAAAGGAAAAAATAAAAATAAACTATTACTTAATTTAATGCATACACAAAACCCCTATTTAGCTATTATTTTTGCTAATACGAAAAAAGAAGTAGCTGAAATAGCGACATTTTTGACAGAAAATAATTTTAAAGTTGGTCAAATTCATGGTGACTTAACTAGTCGTGAAAGAGCTAGGATGATGCGGGACATCCGTGATTTACGGTATACCTATATTGTAGCTACAGATATTGCTGCACGTGGTATTGATATTGAAGGTGTATCGCATATTATTAATTATTCATTACCACTTGATGAAGAGTTTTATATTCATCGCTGTGGGAGAACCTCACGCAATAATCTATCAGGAGTAGTTTATTCTTTTTATGATTTTGATGATGATTTTTACCTAAATAAATTAGAGAGTAAACAAATTAAGTTTAACCAAGTAGATGTTAAAAAAGGTGAGATTGTGAAAACAAAATCAAGAAATAGACGAAAGGAATTTATAAAAGAAGTTATTAATAAACAAGTCAAAGTAAAAACACCAAAGCCAAAGAAAGTTAAACCAAATTATAAAAAGAAGCTTAAAAGGAAATTAAAAAATAGAAAGTAA
- a CDS encoding SAM-dependent methyltransferase yields the protein MCIQISKRLNTIALNVIPFRHVIDVGTDHCLVPIYLLLNNYIDDAIATDLNEGPINEAKKNIEHYNLENRVDTRCGNGLQTVSKKDPCDVIIVAGMGGKLITDILQSGSHLMHLNKRLILQPNVNEESVRQWLCENHYEIVNEIIIKEDNVFYEIIVANYTQEKTQYTFDEIKFGPLLLKDKNELFIQKWTNILKYKKEIYDKIPDHHKNKKLFLHEINHIEDIIK from the coding sequence ATGTGCATTCAAATATCAAAACGATTAAATACAATTGCTTTAAATGTTATTCCATTTCGTCATGTAATTGATGTTGGTACTGATCATTGTTTGGTTCCTATCTATTTATTGTTAAATAACTATATAGATGATGCAATCGCAACAGACTTGAATGAAGGACCTATTAATGAAGCTAAAAAAAATATAGAACATTATAATTTAGAGAATAGAGTCGATACAAGATGTGGGAATGGACTTCAAACAGTATCAAAAAAAGACCCTTGTGATGTAATTATTGTCGCTGGTATGGGTGGTAAGTTAATTACAGATATTTTGCAATCAGGAAGTCATTTGATGCATTTAAATAAACGATTAATTCTTCAACCAAATGTAAATGAAGAAAGTGTAAGACAATGGTTATGTGAGAATCATTATGAAATTGTTAATGAGATAATCATTAAAGAAGATAATGTTTTCTATGAAATTATCGTCGCAAATTACACACAAGAAAAAACACAGTACACGTTTGATGAAATTAAGTTTGGTCCCCTTCTATTAAAAGATAAAAATGAATTATTTATTCAAAAATGGACAAATATATTAAAATATAAAAAAGAAATTTATGATAAAATACCAGATCATCATAAAAATAAAAAGTTATTTTTACATGAAATAAATCACATAGAAGACATTATAAAATAA
- a CDS encoding deoxyribonuclease IV, whose translation MIKIGSHVNMSGNDMFLGSVKEALSYGANAFMIYTGAPQNTRRKALDKMKIKEAHVLLNENKIALDDIVVHAPYIMNLANPDPVKHQFAIDFLTSEINRTYALGIKQIVLHPGAHVGSGEKDAINRIIKGLNQVIENTFDKDVKIALETMAGKGTEVGKSFEELANIITGVTHNERLSVCFDTCHTHDYGYPVKENFEQVINDFDKIIGKNRISVFHINDSKNPSGARKDRHQNIGFGHIGFDSLNEIVHHPDFTKVPKILETPHILIEDKKSLPPYLEEITNFRNKLFKIDGILKKI comes from the coding sequence ATGATTAAAATAGGTTCACATGTGAATATGAGTGGAAATGATATGTTTCTAGGAAGTGTTAAGGAAGCTTTATCATATGGGGCCAACGCCTTCATGATTTATACCGGTGCTCCACAAAATACTAGACGTAAAGCATTAGATAAAATGAAGATTAAAGAAGCACATGTTTTATTAAATGAAAATAAAATAGCTCTTGATGATATCGTTGTTCATGCTCCTTATATTATGAATTTAGCTAACCCAGACCCTGTTAAACATCAATTCGCGATTGATTTTTTAACAAGTGAAATTAATAGAACTTATGCCTTAGGAATAAAACAAATTGTTCTACATCCTGGGGCTCATGTAGGTTCAGGAGAAAAAGATGCGATTAATCGAATAATAAAAGGCTTGAATCAAGTTATTGAAAATACATTTGATAAAGATGTAAAAATTGCTTTAGAAACCATGGCAGGTAAAGGTACAGAAGTAGGTAAGAGTTTTGAAGAATTGGCAAATATAATTACAGGAGTGACCCATAATGAACGTTTAAGTGTTTGTTTTGATACTTGTCATACCCATGACTATGGTTACCCAGTTAAAGAAAATTTTGAACAAGTGATTAATGATTTTGATAAAATTATTGGTAAAAATAGAATTTCTGTTTTTCATATAAATGATAGTAAGAATCCAAGTGGCGCTAGAAAAGATAGACATCAAAATATAGGTTTTGGTCATATAGGGTTCGATTCTTTAAATGAAATTGTACATCATCCTGATTTTACAAAAGTTCCTAAAATATTAGAAACGCCTCATATTCTTATTGAAGATAAAAAATCATTGCCACCTTACCTAGAAGAAATCACAAATTTTCGCAATAAATTGTTCAAAATAGACGGAATTTTAAAAAAAATATAA
- a CDS encoding 4-hydroxy-3-methylbut-2-enyl diphosphate reductase has product MKVIKITPRGFCFGVVSALKIAVDAAYDKTLPRPIYILGNIVHNHFLSEALSEIGLITIDDKSKTRLELLDLIEHGTVIFTAHGVSDAVIKKAHNKGLYLINATCKFVNKTNDYIKAKINDSYDVIYIGKKNHPEPEGAMGINPKKVHLVENLEDIKNLQINNKNICITNQTTMSYWDIEHLAKKIQEMYPSAEFSNEICNATQVRQAGVLKNTVSADITIVVGDPLSNNTNKLAYISETMAKTKSYLVESVEDIKPEWLKDCQTVAVTSGASTPTAITNEVIRFLEKFDYQDESTHYQKSHLNHLSILPNINKK; this is encoded by the coding sequence ATGAAAGTAATTAAAATAACCCCACGAGGTTTTTGTTTTGGAGTTGTCAGTGCGTTAAAAATTGCAGTCGATGCTGCCTACGACAAAACTCTACCTCGACCTATTTACATATTAGGTAATATTGTTCATAACCATTTTTTATCTGAAGCTTTAAGTGAAATTGGTTTAATCACAATAGATGATAAATCAAAAACACGATTAGAATTACTTGACCTTATTGAACATGGTACGGTGATATTTACAGCACATGGTGTTAGTGATGCCGTAATAAAAAAAGCGCACAATAAAGGTTTATATTTGATTAATGCAACATGTAAATTTGTTAATAAAACGAATGATTATATTAAAGCAAAAATAAATGATAGTTATGATGTTATTTATATTGGTAAGAAAAATCATCCTGAACCAGAAGGTGCAATGGGCATCAATCCTAAAAAAGTTCATTTAGTTGAGAATTTAGAAGACATTAAAAATTTACAAATAAATAATAAAAATATATGTATCACAAATCAAACAACGATGAGTTACTGGGACATTGAACATTTAGCAAAAAAAATACAAGAAATGTATCCATCAGCAGAATTTTCAAATGAAATATGTAATGCAACTCAAGTAAGACAAGCAGGTGTACTTAAAAATACAGTTTCAGCTGATATAACAATAGTCGTTGGAGACCCTTTAAGTAATAATACAAACAAATTAGCATATATCTCAGAAACAATGGCCAAAACAAAATCCTATTTAGTAGAAAGTGTTGAAGATATTAAACCTGAATGGTTGAAAGATTGTCAAACCGTTGCGGTTACTAGTGGTGCTTCAACACCAACTGCAATCACAAATGAAGTGATTAGATTTTTGGAGAAATTTGATTATCAAGATGAATCAACTCATTATCAAAAATCACATTTAAACCATCTCAGCATTTTACCTAATATAAATAAAAAATAA
- the rpoD gene encoding RNA polymerase sigma factor RpoD encodes MAHPDYQKIITNLLVKGKEQGFLYNDDIQDQLSVFDIDPEGFEDILDLFKAEKIKIIDESEEEDIDIDVLIKKNETDDAKDDDSDDLDDPYLDIDIDLESNYSTDDIALPTSIKINDPVRMYLKEIGKVELLSGDAEIDYAKYIEYGKFVSEQLENKDLLTEQEIEDYEAALHRGELAKQRLVEANLRLVVSIAKRHVGRGMLFLDLIQEGNMGLMKAVDKFDYTKGYKFSTYATWWIRQAITRAIADQARTIRIPVHMVETINKLVRFQRQLTQELGREPLPAEIAEKMDTTPDKVREILKISQEPISLESPVGEEDDSNLGDFIADVDAISPDEFASNELLKEELNDVLETLTDREERVLRLRFGLDDGRTRTLEEVGKEFGVTRERIRQIEAKALRKLRHPSRSKKLRDFMEE; translated from the coding sequence ATGGCACATCCCGATTATCAAAAAATTATTACCAATTTATTAGTAAAAGGTAAAGAACAAGGATTTCTTTACAATGATGATATTCAAGACCAACTAAGTGTTTTTGATATTGATCCTGAAGGCTTTGAAGATATATTAGATTTATTTAAAGCCGAGAAGATTAAAATTATTGATGAAAGTGAAGAAGAAGATATTGACATTGATGTTTTAATCAAAAAAAATGAGACAGACGATGCTAAGGATGACGATTCTGATGATTTAGATGATCCTTATTTAGACATTGATATTGATTTAGAATCAAATTATTCAACAGATGATATAGCATTACCAACAAGTATTAAAATTAATGACCCAGTTAGAATGTATCTTAAAGAAATTGGAAAAGTTGAATTATTATCTGGTGATGCTGAAATAGATTATGCAAAATATATTGAATATGGTAAATTTGTATCTGAGCAATTAGAAAATAAAGACTTATTAACTGAACAAGAAATAGAAGATTATGAAGCTGCACTTCATCGTGGTGAACTAGCAAAACAACGTTTAGTTGAAGCTAATCTACGTTTAGTTGTTTCAATTGCGAAAAGACATGTTGGACGTGGGATGTTATTTTTAGATTTAATTCAAGAAGGTAATATGGGCTTAATGAAAGCTGTCGATAAATTTGACTATACAAAAGGGTACAAATTCTCAACTTATGCCACTTGGTGGATTAGACAGGCAATTACACGAGCAATAGCTGACCAAGCACGTACGATCCGTATTCCTGTTCATATGGTAGAAACAATTAATAAATTGGTAAGATTTCAACGTCAGTTAACACAAGAATTAGGTAGAGAACCATTACCAGCAGAAATCGCCGAAAAAATGGATACAACCCCTGATAAAGTAAGAGAAATATTAAAAATATCTCAAGAACCAATCTCATTAGAATCACCTGTAGGTGAAGAAGATGATTCAAATTTAGGTGATTTTATCGCTGATGTTGATGCTATATCACCTGATGAGTTTGCATCTAATGAATTATTAAAAGAAGAATTAAATGATGTATTAGAAACCTTGACAGACCGTGAAGAACGTGTTTTACGTCTTCGTTTTGGATTAGATGATGGAAGAACACGTACATTAGAAGAAGTAGGGAAAGAGTTTGGTGTTACAAGAGAACGTATAAGACAAATAGAAGCTAAAGCTTTAAGAAAATTAAGACACCCCTCTAGAAGTAAAAAATTAAGAGACTTTATGGAAGAATAA
- a CDS encoding transposase, whose protein sequence is MLTKKNTIQNELIFSTLDDLVPQSHLVRKLDKIDYSFIYDEVSHYYSEDGRPSIDPVILFKIILIKNIFGIKSIRQALKEIEVNLAYRWFLNIPLSKKVPSYSVISNNFNNRFNKDILKKIFKVIITKAINKQIIPEKDLKFINIYYKLRKNKVTNKLSIETDEESLYDQTLV, encoded by the coding sequence ATGTTAACTAAAAAAAATACCATTCAAAATGAACTCATTTTTAGTACTTTAGATGATTTAGTACCACAATCTCATTTAGTAAGAAAATTAGATAAAATTGATTATTCTTTCATTTATGATGAAGTAAGTCATTACTACTCAGAAGATGGAAGACCTAGCATTGATCCTGTCATTTTATTTAAAATTATCTTAATTAAAAATATATTTGGGATTAAATCAATACGTCAAGCCTTAAAAGAAATTGAAGTTAATCTAGCATACAGATGGTTTTTAAATATTCCATTATCAAAAAAAGTACCTAGTTATTCTGTCATTTCTAATAACTTTAATAATCGTTTCAATAAGGATATTTTAAAAAAAATATTTAAAGTAATTATCACAAAAGCTATAAATAAGCAAATCATTCCTGAGAAAGATCTAAAGTTTATCAATATTTATTATAAATTAAGAAAAAACAAAGTTACTAATAAATTATCTATTGAAACAGATGAAGAAAGTTTATATGATCAAACATTAGTATAA
- a CDS encoding ankyrin repeat domain-containing protein, giving the protein MNNNILKILLYGTIFIVLTATGILTYTYFYNTPEEETTTTEIKIDDVYEAILNGDDETYTKYINDGGDLSFAYPDGKEKGRTPLEILIDANDLQNAQKIIENGFDLSKVDNNHIDTIRSIIAYNEDFNYDLINNISVTLIEQVKDEIEKPDSSGASLLMDVITTDNVVIVTEILKYVRDIDKEYNGETALTYACGLGHENLDIIKKLVSKGADINYKGEDGYNCLMSSIMGMQTETITYLLNLPNLDINAVNDYGQTALHLCVEYTNVEAVDILLQNSSIDPLIEDEDGITAKEYALDFANLYPDTPEYTEIANKL; this is encoded by the coding sequence TTGAATAATAATATTTTAAAAATTTTATTATACGGAACTATTTTTATTGTATTAACAGCGACCGGGATTTTAACGTATACATATTTTTATAATACACCTGAAGAAGAAACAACAACAACTGAGATTAAAATCGATGATGTTTATGAAGCAATATTAAATGGAGATGATGAAACTTATACTAAATATATCAATGATGGAGGAGATTTAAGTTTTGCTTATCCAGATGGAAAAGAAAAAGGAAGAACTCCACTTGAAATTTTAATCGATGCAAATGATTTACAAAATGCACAAAAAATTATTGAAAATGGATTTGACCTATCGAAAGTAGATAATAATCATATTGATACTATAAGAAGCATTATTGCTTATAATGAAGATTTCAATTATGATTTAATAAACAATATCTCAGTAACATTAATCGAACAGGTTAAAGATGAGATAGAAAAACCAGATTCTAGTGGAGCTTCACTATTAATGGATGTGATTACAACAGATAATGTGGTCATAGTAACGGAAATCCTAAAATATGTAAGAGATATTGATAAAGAATATAATGGTGAAACAGCATTAACCTATGCTTGCGGATTAGGACATGAAAATTTAGATATTATTAAAAAATTGGTTTCTAAGGGAGCAGATATTAACTATAAAGGAGAAGATGGATACAACTGTTTAATGAGTTCTATTATGGGTATGCAAACAGAAACAATTACCTATCTATTGAATTTACCTAATTTAGATATAAATGCGGTAAATGATTATGGACAAACCGCTCTTCACTTATGTGTCGAATATACGAATGTAGAAGCGGTAGACATTTTACTACAAAATTCATCAATTGATCCTTTAATAGAAGATGAAGATGGTATTACAGCTAAGGAATACGCCCTAGATTTTGCTAATCTTTATCCAGATACACCAGAATATACTGAAATCGCTAATAAATTATAA